The segment TACTGGGTTCTCGCCTACGGGCGGGAGGGCGCTACCGAGGAGGAGTGGGCGACGAATCGGGCGGACTACCGAGCCGCTCTTCCCGGCTATACCCAAGCCATGGGAATCCGGCTGATCTCGGGCCGAGCTCTCAGTGAAGCCGACAATCAGCCCAATGCCCAGCAGGTCATCGTGATCGATGAGAAGCTCGCCCAACAGACCTGGCCCGACGACGATCCCATCGGTAAGGGAATGCAGATCGTCAAGTTCGATACCGAGACGATGGATCTGAAGCGCCAGTCCGTCCAAGTCGTGGGGATGGTGGAGCACGTCAAGTCGGAGTCGCTCACCACGGACGGGCGCGGAGCTCTCTATTTCCCCTACCGGTTCTTTCCCTGGTGGCCGATGACCCTTACTGTGCGGGGAGAGGCGGACCCCTTGGGCTTCGTGGCCGCCATCCGCCGCGAGGTCGAGACACTCGATCCCGACGTCCCCATCGCCGACCTGCGTCTGATGGAGGACTACGTGAACGACGCGATGGCCCCGGCACGTTTCACGCTCACGCTCGTCGGAGTCTTTTCGCTTCTGGCTCTCGTTCTGGCATCGATTGGCTTGTACGGAGTGATGTCCTACTCGCTACGCCAGCGCATCCAGGAGATCGGCGTGCGGATGGCGTTCGGCGCCGGCGCGAGGAGCATCATGCGGTTGCTCTTGAGGCACGGGCTGGCGCTCTCGCTGAGTGGTGTCGTCGTCGGCGTGATCGTGTCGATTCTGGTCACGCGCCTGGCAGCGAGTCTCCTGTTCGGGGTTACTCCGACGGATCCGGTGACGTTCGTCGGCATCCCGTTGCTTCTCGTCGGTGTCGCCGCTCTGGCGAGCTATATCCCCGCCCGGCGGGCCACGCGGATCGATCCGGTGCACGCCCTACGGGGAGAGTCCCGGTAATCCACGCCGTGCTCACGATTGGAAGCTCCTGCGGTCGACCACCCGAACTGCTTTCCCGAGGCCCCGCTCGATCTTCTTCGGGGTGACGACGACGACGCGGGCGCTGATTCCGAGCACGTCTCGGACGCGTTTGTTGGCTTCGGTAGACACCCGCTTCATGGCGTATTCACCCTCGGCGAAAAGAGACGGGCTCGCTTCCACCCACACCTCGAGCTCATCGAGACGATCGCGCTCGCGATCCACCAGAATCAAATACTGCGGGGCGAGACCATCGACTTCGAGGAGCGCGGCTTCGATCTGTGATGGGAACACATTGACCCCTCGAATGATGAGCATGTCGTCGGTGCGTCCTAGGGGCTTCGACATGCGGGCAAACGTTCGTCCGCAGGGGCAGGCCTCGCGGGTTAGCCGTACGCGATCCCGTGTCCGGTACCGGAGAAGAGGCAGAGCCTCACGACTGAGCGACGTGAGGACGAGCTCTCCGGTCGAGTCCGGTGAGAGCGTCTTGCCGCTCTCGGGGTCGACGATCTCGGCGAGAAAGTGATCTTCGAACAGGTGAAGTCCGTCGTGCCTCTGACATTCGACGCCGACTCCCGGACCGATGATTTCCGCGAGCCCGTAGATGTCGAATGCCTCGAGCCCGAGGCGGTCTTCGATCTCCCTCCGCATTTCCTCGGTCCATGGCTCGGCGCCAAAGAAGCCCAGGCGAAGCCTCATGCGCCGCCGGAAGTCGATGCCCTGCGCTTCGGCTTCCTCGGCGATGACGAGCGCGTAGGAAGGCGTGCAGCATAGGACCGTGGCGCCCAGGTCTTCCATGACTACGAGCTGGCGGGAGGTGAGCCCGCTCGAGGTGGGAATGGTCGCGCAGCCAATCGTTTCAGCACCGAGACCGAAACCGAGCCCACCGGTGAAGAGTCCGTAGCCGTAAGCGTTCTGGACCACGTCGTTCGGGCCAACCCCGCCGGCGGTGAGAACCCGAGCCATCACTTCCGCCCAGAGCTCGAGATCGCGGCGGGTATAGGGCGCGATCGTCGGCTTTCCCGTCGTGCCGCTCGTGGCGTGGACCCGGACCAGCTCGGAGAGCGGCACCGCGCACATCCCGAAAGGATAGTGGTCGCGAAGATCGGTTTTGCTCGTGAACGGGAGGAGCGCTAGGTCCTCGAGCGAGCGGATTGCGACCGGAGAAAACGCGTTTCGCTTCGCCCACTCCCGGTAGAAACCGACGCGTTCCGTGGCGCGAGCGATCTGGGCCTTCAATCGATCGAGTTGGAGCAGTTCGAGTTTCCCGCGGGGAAGCGTCTCCGACTCCTCGTTCCAGTAGAGGGCCTTGCCGGCGGACTCGTTGATGCCGTGCTGCGGCTCGAGCTCCTCGCGCATGAGGGGTGAGGCTAACTCTTTCAGCGCGGTTTTGCCACGGGATCGACTCATGGTCTTGCGGGAATCGTCTTGACGCGAGTCCCGCATCGTGTCAATACTGACCCGACGGTCACTAAACTGACCAGGAGGTCATTTTGCCGCCGCAACGTTCCCGGCCCCTGCCCGAGATTCGAACCCAGGAGGTCCAGGCCGCGGCGCTTCGTGTCATCTCACGCAAAGGGATCGCCGGCGCAACGATGCAGGAGATCGCCGACGAAGCCGGCATCGCGAAGGGGACTCTGTATCTCTATTTCAAGGATCGGGATGACCTCGTCGAGCGGACCGCCGATCACGCGTTCTCGAAGCTGACGGAGCGTCTCGACGGTACGCTTCCCGGCATTCCAACGTTTCGGGAGAAGCTGACGGCTCTCGTCCGGACGGAGATTGCGTTCTTCGACGAGCATCGCGAGTTTTTCCGGATCTACGTCGCCTACAAGCAGCCGCCCGCCGAGCTCTATCAGAACGCCCGACGTCGGCGCGCCTGTCATCCGCGCTATGCGAACCACTTGCTTCGTCTCGAGAAGGTCTTGCGGGAGGCGATGGTTTCCGGAGAGGTGCGTCATTGCGATCCGGCGCGCCTCGCGCTGCTCGTCTCCGAGAGCGCCGTCGCCCTGATGCTTCGCCGCCTGGCGGAAGATAGACCTCCGGAAGCCGAAGTGGACGTCCGATGGCTCGTCGACTTCCTCCTTCATGGAATCGAGGAGAAAGGGTCTTGATGCTCTCTCTGATGCTCACGATGCCGCTCGTGCTCTGCATCCAGCAGGAGCCCTCCGCGCCGCCGCGGCAACTGACGCTGCGCGAGGCCCTGGCAATTGCCTTCGACCGGAACCTGGCTCTCGCGAGGGCTCGCTCCGACGTACCCGCGGCCGACGCTTTCCGGCGGTTGACGCGCTCGGCGGTGCTTCCCCATTTGTCGCTCAACGGAAGCCTGATACGAAACTCGACCGACGTGTCGTTCGGTCCGCCGGACGACGTGCGGACGATTCTCCCCCTGGTGAACTGGGATCTGCGGTTTGCCCTCAGCCAGCCGATCTTCGCCGGACTGCGGGATCTCAAGGCCTATCGCCAGTCCAAGATCGGCA is part of the Vicinamibacteria bacterium genome and harbors:
- a CDS encoding phenylacetate--CoA ligase; amino-acid sequence: MSRSRGKTALKELASPLMREELEPQHGINESAGKALYWNEESETLPRGKLELLQLDRLKAQIARATERVGFYREWAKRNAFSPVAIRSLEDLALLPFTSKTDLRDHYPFGMCAVPLSELVRVHATSGTTGKPTIAPYTRRDLELWAEVMARVLTAGGVGPNDVVQNAYGYGLFTGGLGFGLGAETIGCATIPTSSGLTSRQLVVMEDLGATVLCCTPSYALVIAEEAEAQGIDFRRRMRLRLGFFGAEPWTEEMRREIEDRLGLEAFDIYGLAEIIGPGVGVECQRHDGLHLFEDHFLAEIVDPESGKTLSPDSTGELVLTSLSREALPLLRYRTRDRVRLTREACPCGRTFARMSKPLGRTDDMLIIRGVNVFPSQIEAALLEVDGLAPQYLILVDRERDRLDELEVWVEASPSLFAEGEYAMKRVSTEANKRVRDVLGISARVVVVTPKKIERGLGKAVRVVDRRSFQS
- a CDS encoding TetR/AcrR family transcriptional regulator; the protein is MPPQRSRPLPEIRTQEVQAAALRVISRKGIAGATMQEIADEAGIAKGTLYLYFKDRDDLVERTADHAFSKLTERLDGTLPGIPTFREKLTALVRTEIAFFDEHREFFRIYVAYKQPPAELYQNARRRRACHPRYANHLLRLEKVLREAMVSGEVRHCDPARLALLVSESAVALMLRRLAEDRPPEAEVDVRWLVDFLLHGIEEKGS